The DNA sequence ACCTCTGGCTGTGTTCGAGGGAGGTCACGGCCACCAGCGGCAGCCCCCGGCCGCGCACCTCCAGCGCCACCTCCACCACTACGGGGTTGACGCCGGAGTGGGAGAAGACGACGAACGCATCCCCTGCCCGTACGGGGAAACTCTCCAGGATGGCCTTCCCGTAGGCGGCCGCTCCCTGCAGGTAGCGGAACTGGTGAACGCTACCGTCCCCGCCCACCCGCAGGTGGGGGCCGAGGGCGTCGACGACGATGGGGTTCCAGCCGACAAACGAACCGGTCCTCGGGAACGCCTCCAGCGCGGGGATGGAGCCGTGTCCCGTCCCGAACAGGTGCACGAGGCCCCCGCCCGCGATGGCGTCGGCGGCCAGCCGGGCCGCCTGCCGGATGGCCGTGACCTGCGTGGCGGCCAGGCGTTCGAGCCGCCGGGCAAGCTCGGCCAGGTAAGTCTCGCAGCTCATCGTTGCGCCTCCTGCTGGTGCGTGATGGCCCGCCGCACTCCCTCGAGAGTGGTGCGCACGAGCATCTGCTCGTATTCCGCCCGGGCCTCGCCCGGGGCCGCGCCGTGCCTGCGATCGACGGTCGCCACGCACAGGCTCACCGCTGCCACGCCCAGGTGGCGGGCGACGACGTACAGCGTGGCCGTCTCCATGTCCAACCCCAGCACCCGCCAGCGCGCCAGCGTGGCCTCGTCCCACCCGTCGTCGCCCGCCGGCGGCTGCCCGTCGTGGAGCATCCGCGAGTAGAAGCCGTCGCTGCTCATGACGACCCCTTCCGCCCACGGGTAGCCGGACGCCTGCAGCGCCTGCCGGAAGGCCGCATAGGCGCCGGCGTCCGCCACCGCAGGGTAGGGGAGCGGCGCGTAGGTGCGGCTCGTCCCCTCGGCCCGCACGGCAGCCTGTGCCAGAACGAGATCGCCTACCGCTACGTGGACCGCCATGGTGGTGCCGGCCCGGACGAACAGGCGCGCCCCCTTCTTCGCCAGTTCCTCGACGGCGATGGCGGTGGCCGACCCTCC is a window from the Bacillota bacterium genome containing:
- a CDS encoding SIS domain-containing protein; the encoded protein is MSCETYLAELARRLERLAATQVTAIRQAARLAADAIAGGGLVHLFGTGHGSIPALEAFPRTGSFVGWNPIVVDALGPHLRVGGDGSVHQFRYLQGAAAYGKAILESFPVRAGDAFVVFSHSGVNPVVVEVALEVRGRGLPLVAVTSLEHSQRSTSRHPSGKRLFEVADVVIDTGAPFGDAVVEVPGLAQPVAAVSTSLAVAVTNSLVAETARLLAERGVPVLVLGHMDRQGRAIPDEMRRDYVKAYQDRLWRR
- a CDS encoding uridine phosphorylase, with translation GGSATAIAVEELAKKGARLFVRAGTTMAVHVAVGDLVLAQAAVRAEGTSRTYAPLPYPAVADAGAYAAFRQALQASGYPWAEGVVMSSDGFYSRMLHDGQPPAGDDGWDEATLARWRVLGLDMETATLYVVARHLGVAAVSLCVATVDRRHGAAPGEARAEYEQMLVRTTLEGVRRAITHQQEAQR